The following proteins come from a genomic window of Caloenas nicobarica isolate bCalNic1 chromosome 24, bCalNic1.hap1, whole genome shotgun sequence:
- the RETREG3 gene encoding reticulophagy regulator 3: protein MAAARPGGPGERQRRVQELSAALRGRLGPYEPLLSAAQAALVWERPGRSALCWAAAHGLFWFFALTSLRLLFLVAFTLIIIVCLDQWKRRIWPEIGVARPDELDNESWGYVHPRLLGVPELCHHLAEGWVAATSFLSNLFVFKRQNPGKFCLLVSGVLTFLAVLGRYIPGLLLSYLLLLFLLLWPLAVYHRLGQRVYGKLEPALQRLGFSVRGYMISKQREKQLWRRALHQEDADDASDSEEELAAFCPKLDDSVVAKELTISDSEHSDAEVSYTENGIFNLSRGQTPLTEGSEDLDGHSDPEESFARDLPDFPSINPEATGIDDEDDTSIGIPSLAYRPQGAEDPHLPYDQEEASVLPSVHNLSNDIAGFVTRGMIQLALSGAPQLSSSRSDNLPRGAKTYLRTASSDLDTDAEGDDFELLDQSELNQLDPAGSRGQ, encoded by the exons atggcggcggcgcggcccggcgggCCCGGCGAGCGGCAGCGGCGGGTGCAGGAGCTGAGCGCGGCGCTGCGGGGCCGCCTGGGGCCTTACGAGCCGCTGCTGAGCGCCGCGCAGGCCGCGCTGGTGTGGGAGCGGCCGGGCCGCAGCGCGCTGTGCTGGGCGGCGGCTCACGGCCTCTTCTG GTTTTTTGCTCTGACTTCTCTCCGTTTGCTGTTCCTGGTCGCGTTTACCCTTATCATAATAGTTTGCCTAGATCAGTGGAAGAGAAGAATCTGGCCTGAAATTGGAG TGGCGAGACCTGACGAATTAGACAATGAGAG ctggggctATGTTCACCCTCGGCTGCTGGGAGTACCAGAACTCTGTCACCATTTAGCCGAAGGATGGGTGGCTGCCACCAGCTTCTTAAGTAATCTCTTCGTTTTCAAGCGGCAAAACCCTGGAAAG TTTTGCCTTCTAGTGTCTGGAGTCTTGACGTTCCTGGCTGTCCTGGGCCGGTACATCCCCGGACTCTTGCTCTCCTACTTGCTGT tgctcttcctgctgctgtggcCCCTCGCCGTGTACCACAGGCTGGGCCAGCGCGTGTACGGGAAGCTGGAGCCAGCTCTGCAGCGGCTGGGTTTCAGCGTTCGAGGCTACATGATCTCAAAGCAGCGAGAGAAGCAAC TGTGGCGCCGAGCCCTTCATCAGGAGGATGCAGATGATGCGAGTGACAGCGAGGAGGAGCTCGCCGCCTTCTGTCCCAAG CTGGATGACTCTGTGGTTGCCAAGGAACTAACCATCTCTGACTCGGAGCATTCGGATGCTGAGGTTTCCTACACTGAGAACGGGATATTTAACCTTTCAAGGGGCCAGACTCCCCTGACGGAGGGATCAGAAG ACCTGGACGGTCACAGTGACCCAGAAGAATCTTTTGCCAGGGATCTCCCCGACTTTCCATCCATAAACCCAGAAGCAACCGGCATAGATGACGAAGATGACACCAGCATCGGGATCCCGAGCCTGGCTTACCGCCCGCAAGGAGCGGAAGATCCGCACCTCCCTTACGACCAGGAAGAAGCCAGTGTGCTGCCGTCCGTACACAATCTTAGTAACGACATCGCCGGGTTTGTCACCAGAGGGATGATACAGCTGGCGCTGTCAGGAGCccctcagctgagctcctcgCGCAGTGACAATCTCCCGAGAGGTGCAAAGACTTATCTCCGAACGGCCAGCTCAGATTTGGACACTGATGCAGAAGGGGATGACTTTGAACTTCTGGATCAGTCTGAGCTGAACCAGCTGGATCCCGCTGGCTCCCGGGGCCAGTAA
- the PSMC3IP gene encoding homologous-pairing protein 2 homolog translates to MSRGREGPAAGGAAAVLLQYLREQNRPYSAQDAFGNLQREHGLGKAAVVKALEQLAQQGQIREKAYGKQKIYFTDQEQLPAASDAELRSLDEAIAALSAKVQAAQQSCRHMEAELKELNGSMTTAEVAREIEELRKDCANYTEKLERIKSATNHVTPEEKEKVCSEQKLYCKEWRRRKRMATELLDAILEGYPKSKKQFFEEVGIETDEEHNVTLPAAV, encoded by the exons ATGAGCAGAGGCCGCGAaggccccgcggcgggcg GAGCCGCCGCAGTCCTGCTCCAGTACCTGCGGGAGCAGAACCGGCCGTACAGCGCCCAGGATGCCTTCGGGAACCTGCAGCGGGAGCACGGGCTGGGCAAGGCG GCCGTGGTGAAGGCGCTGGAGCAGCTGGCGCAGCAGGGCCAGATCCGGGAGAAAGCCTACGGGAAGCAGAAGATCTACTTCACCGACCAG gagcagctcccagccgcCAGTGACGCAGAGCTCCGCAGCCTGGATGAGGCGATCGCCGCGCTCTCTGCCAAGGTGCAGGcggcacagcagagctgccggCACATGGAGGCGG agctgaaggagctgaaCGGCTCCATGACAACCGCTGAGGTGGCCAGAGAGATCGAGGAGCTGCGGAAGGACTGTGCGAATTACACAGAGAAACTGGAGAGGATTAAGTCAGCCACCAACCACGTGACGccggaagaaaaagaaaag GTCTGCAGCGAGCAGAAGCTGTACTGCAAGGAGTGGCGAAGGAGGAAGCGAATG GCGACCGAGCTGCTGGATGCCATCCTGGAGGGGTAccccaaaagcaaaaagcaatttttt GAGGAGGTTGGGATCGAGACAGACGAGGAGCACAACGTCACGCTGCCTGCGGCTGTGTGA
- the MLX gene encoding max-like protein X isoform X1, with the protein MAEQPGGAAEDAWGKGVPVRRPSPADLSPPAPLKVDAAYSDNGLDSALFMENARKSSIVSRANSIGSTSASSVPNTDDEDSDYHQEPYKESYKDRRRRAHTQAEKKRRDAIKKGYDDLQAIVPTCEQQDFSIGSQKLSKAIVLQKTIDYIQFLHKEKKKQEEEVSTLRKDVMALKIMKVNYEQIVKAHQDNPNEGKDQVSDEMKFNVFQGIMDSLFQSFNTSVSVTSFQELSACVFSWIEEHCKPQTLRDIVLRVLHQLKRQLYGNLPLQHQQFWGCRRLHSRGDGPPPARGPR; encoded by the exons ATGGCGGAGCAGCCCGGCGGCGCGGCCGAGGACGCGTGGGGGAAG GGGGTCCCGGTTcgccgccccagccccgctgatCTGTCTCCTCCGGCCCCGCTCAAGGTGGACGCGGCCTACAGCGACAATGGCCTGGACTCGG CGCTCTTCATGGAGAACGCGCGGAAAAGCAGCATCGTGTCGCGGGCCAACAGCATCGGCTCCACCAGCGCTTCGTCTGTCCCCAACACAG ATGACGAGGACAGCGATTATCACCAGGAGCCCTACAAGGAGTCGTACAAGGACCGGCGCAGGCGGGCGCACACGCAGGCAGAGAAGAAGCGGCGAGACGCCATCAAG AAAGGCTACGATGACTTACAGGCTATCGTGCCCACCTGTGAGCAGCAGGATTTCTCCATTGGCTCCCAGAAGCTGAGCAAGGCCATCGTCCTCCAGAAAA CCATTGACTACATCCAGTTCCTgcacaaggaaaagaagaagcaagaggaggaagTTTCTACCCTCAGGAAAGACGTGATGGCCTTGAAGATCATGAAAGT GAACTACGAGCAGATTGTGAAAGCTCATCAGGACAACCCGAACGAGGGGAAGGACCAGGTCTCCGACGAGATGAAGTTCAACGTTTTCCAAGGCATTATGGATTCCCTGTTCCAGTCCTTTAACACTTCCGTCTCCGTAACGAGTTTCCAGGAGCTCTCGGCTTGTGTCTTCAGCTGGATCGAGGAGCATTGCAAGCCCCAG ACACTGCGGGACATCGTGCTCAgggtcctgcaccagctcaaGAGGCAACTCTACGGAAACCTccccctgcagcaccagcagttCTGGGGCTGCCGCCGCCTCCACAGCCGCGGGGACGGGCCACCTCCCGCCCGGGGACCTCGGTGA
- the MLX gene encoding max-like protein X isoform X2 yields the protein MAEQPGGAAEDAWGKVDAAYSDNGLDSALFMENARKSSIVSRANSIGSTSASSVPNTDDEDSDYHQEPYKESYKDRRRRAHTQAEKKRRDAIKKGYDDLQAIVPTCEQQDFSIGSQKLSKAIVLQKTIDYIQFLHKEKKKQEEEVSTLRKDVMALKIMKVNYEQIVKAHQDNPNEGKDQVSDEMKFNVFQGIMDSLFQSFNTSVSVTSFQELSACVFSWIEEHCKPQTLRDIVLRVLHQLKRQLYGNLPLQHQQFWGCRRLHSRGDGPPPARGPR from the exons ATGGCGGAGCAGCCCGGCGGCGCGGCCGAGGACGCGTGGGGGAAG GTGGACGCGGCCTACAGCGACAATGGCCTGGACTCGG CGCTCTTCATGGAGAACGCGCGGAAAAGCAGCATCGTGTCGCGGGCCAACAGCATCGGCTCCACCAGCGCTTCGTCTGTCCCCAACACAG ATGACGAGGACAGCGATTATCACCAGGAGCCCTACAAGGAGTCGTACAAGGACCGGCGCAGGCGGGCGCACACGCAGGCAGAGAAGAAGCGGCGAGACGCCATCAAG AAAGGCTACGATGACTTACAGGCTATCGTGCCCACCTGTGAGCAGCAGGATTTCTCCATTGGCTCCCAGAAGCTGAGCAAGGCCATCGTCCTCCAGAAAA CCATTGACTACATCCAGTTCCTgcacaaggaaaagaagaagcaagaggaggaagTTTCTACCCTCAGGAAAGACGTGATGGCCTTGAAGATCATGAAAGT GAACTACGAGCAGATTGTGAAAGCTCATCAGGACAACCCGAACGAGGGGAAGGACCAGGTCTCCGACGAGATGAAGTTCAACGTTTTCCAAGGCATTATGGATTCCCTGTTCCAGTCCTTTAACACTTCCGTCTCCGTAACGAGTTTCCAGGAGCTCTCGGCTTGTGTCTTCAGCTGGATCGAGGAGCATTGCAAGCCCCAG ACACTGCGGGACATCGTGCTCAgggtcctgcaccagctcaaGAGGCAACTCTACGGAAACCTccccctgcagcaccagcagttCTGGGGCTGCCGCCGCCTCCACAGCCGCGGGGACGGGCCACCTCCCGCCCGGGGACCTCGGTGA